A window of the Longimicrobium sp. genome harbors these coding sequences:
- a CDS encoding CDP-alcohol phosphatidyltransferase family protein, giving the protein MSTRESPPPRSASAPRGRLAALRRNLSTVPNQLTAARLAMVPLLWVLVLFGHPVWVGIGVMVAAATDVLDGYLSRRWNQTSEFGSRMDSAADHLLAISMTLWLVLLRPFFFREQRWPLIAWAAFALLVLAVSWLKFRRAVDLHLYSSKAAVFLAWCFGIPLLVVGRYSRLQFWITITICFLAAAESLVVILTRREVDEHIGSILLRRSSSPDDERHGITRRKRR; this is encoded by the coding sequence ATGTCCACCCGCGAATCTCCCCCGCCCCGCTCCGCTTCCGCCCCTCGCGGCCGTCTCGCGGCGCTGCGCCGGAACCTGAGCACCGTCCCGAATCAGCTCACCGCCGCGCGGCTGGCCATGGTGCCGCTGCTCTGGGTGCTGGTGCTGTTCGGGCACCCGGTGTGGGTGGGGATCGGGGTGATGGTGGCCGCCGCCACCGACGTGCTGGACGGCTACCTGTCGCGCAGGTGGAACCAGACCAGCGAGTTCGGCAGCCGGATGGACTCGGCCGCCGACCACCTGCTGGCGATCTCGATGACGCTCTGGCTGGTGCTGCTGCGGCCGTTCTTCTTCCGCGAGCAGCGCTGGCCGCTGATCGCCTGGGCGGCGTTCGCGCTGCTGGTGCTGGCCGTCAGCTGGCTCAAGTTCCGCCGCGCGGTGGACCTGCACCTGTACAGCAGCAAGGCGGCGGTCTTCCTGGCGTGGTGCTTCGGCATCCCCCTGCTCGTGGTCGGCCGCTACAGCCGGCTGCAGTTCTGGATCACCATCACCATCTGCTTTCTCGCGGCCGCCGAGTCGCTGGTCGTCATCCTCACGCGCCGTGAGGTGGACGAGCACATCGGCTCCATCCTCCTCCGCCGCAGCAGCAGCCCGGACGACGAACGGCACGGGATCACACGGAGGAAACGGAGGTAA
- a CDS encoding DUF411 domain-containing protein has protein sequence MSSIPFGRTLFRGALAAVLATAAAACGGSNQTAQKSGGDAAPAGSAAVPADAPLAVVYKSPTCGCCNNWVKHMQDSGFRVETHDQDNVDPVKDEAGVPQAMRSCHTAKIGGYAIEGHVPADVIRQLLREHPADIVGLAVPGMVTGSPGMEGPNPQHYDVVAFTKDGQTRVYASR, from the coding sequence ATGTCTTCCATCCCCTTCGGCCGGACGCTCTTCCGCGGCGCGCTGGCGGCCGTCCTGGCCACCGCCGCGGCGGCGTGCGGCGGCTCGAACCAGACGGCGCAGAAGTCCGGCGGCGACGCGGCCCCGGCCGGGAGCGCCGCCGTCCCCGCCGACGCGCCGCTCGCCGTGGTCTACAAGAGCCCTACCTGCGGTTGCTGCAACAACTGGGTGAAGCACATGCAGGACAGCGGCTTCCGCGTGGAGACGCACGATCAGGACAACGTGGACCCGGTGAAGGACGAGGCCGGCGTGCCGCAGGCCATGCGCTCGTGCCACACCGCGAAGATCGGCGGCTACGCCATCGAGGGCCACGTCCCCGCCGACGTCATCCGCCAGCTCCTCCGCGAGCATCCGGCCGACATCGTGGGGCTGGCCGTGCCGGGAATGGTCACCGGCTCGCCGGGGATGGAGGGCCCCAACCCGCAGCACTACGACGTCGTCGCCTTTACAAAGGACGGCCAGACGCGCGTCTACGCCTCGCGCTGA
- a CDS encoding RNA polymerase sigma factor, with amino-acid sequence MRADPPVAEPLDALAARARTGDEGAFAALANAVRDQVRRWALVRTGDPDDAEDVAQNVVIRLHRSLAAFEGRSRFATWLYRLTANAATEMARGHARRTRLHDAAAVDHAGASPAMADRIGEMENARMAALVRGFFAELPGRQREVFDLVDLQGHTPAEAAEMLEIEQSTARVHLLRARRAIRERILAAHPTLMDDR; translated from the coding sequence GTGCGCGCCGATCCTCCCGTCGCGGAGCCGCTGGACGCGCTGGCGGCGCGCGCCCGCACCGGCGACGAGGGCGCGTTCGCCGCGCTGGCGAACGCGGTGCGCGACCAGGTGCGGCGCTGGGCGCTGGTCCGCACCGGCGACCCGGACGACGCGGAGGATGTGGCGCAGAACGTGGTGATCCGCCTCCACCGGAGTCTCGCGGCGTTCGAGGGGCGGTCGCGCTTCGCCACCTGGCTGTACCGCCTGACCGCGAACGCGGCGACGGAGATGGCGCGCGGCCACGCCCGGCGGACGCGCCTGCACGACGCCGCTGCGGTGGACCACGCCGGCGCGTCACCCGCGATGGCGGACCGCATCGGGGAGATGGAGAACGCGCGGATGGCGGCGCTGGTGCGGGGCTTCTTCGCGGAGCTGCCGGGGCGCCAGCGCGAGGTGTTCGACCTGGTGGACCTGCAGGGCCACACCCCGGCCGAGGCGGCGGAGATGCTGGAGATCGAGCAGTCCACCGCGCGCGTGCACCTGCTCCGCGCCCGCCGCGCCATCCGCGAGCGCATCCTGGCCGCGCACCCGACCCTGATGGACGACCGATGA
- a CDS encoding S41 family peptidase yields the protein MHIPRIPRPVRLAALAMSAAAPLAAQEPREVMPVTPALADSVARSAADLVAAKYVFVEKGDEAARLVRRGVRAGRYRSLATAAALTDSITADLRRATGDAHLQVVYSLRARTAPPGAGSGADDVARDREAAQWRNFGFHQVERLDGNVGYLELGRFDDPALAGGTLASAMEFLAGTDALVIDLRNNGGGSAAMVALVASYFFPESTLLSTLHHRDAADDAQLWTLPHVAGPRYLDRPVYLLVSSRTFSAAEAFAYDLKAHGLATIVGENTRGGANPGGWQMIGGHFGVFVPTARVENAATHGNWEGVGIRPDVAVPAAEAKKAAHRAALERLAAAHADSPRAPRWREALEMLRADDARTASAAARP from the coding sequence ATGCACATCCCCAGAATCCCCCGCCCCGTCCGCCTCGCCGCGCTGGCGATGTCGGCCGCTGCGCCCCTGGCCGCGCAGGAACCGCGCGAGGTGATGCCCGTCACCCCCGCCCTCGCGGATTCCGTCGCGCGGTCGGCGGCGGACCTCGTCGCGGCGAAGTACGTATTCGTGGAGAAGGGAGACGAGGCGGCGCGTCTCGTCCGTCGCGGCGTCCGCGCCGGGCGCTACCGCTCGCTGGCCACGGCGGCAGCGCTGACGGACTCGATCACGGCGGACCTGCGCAGGGCGACGGGAGATGCGCATCTCCAGGTCGTCTACAGCCTCCGCGCGCGCACCGCGCCGCCGGGCGCCGGCAGCGGCGCGGATGACGTGGCGCGCGACCGCGAGGCGGCGCAGTGGCGGAACTTCGGCTTCCACCAGGTGGAGCGGCTGGACGGGAACGTCGGCTACCTGGAGCTGGGGCGGTTCGACGATCCCGCGCTCGCCGGCGGCACCCTGGCCTCGGCGATGGAGTTCCTCGCGGGGACGGACGCGCTGGTCATCGATCTGCGCAACAACGGCGGCGGGAGTGCGGCGATGGTGGCGCTGGTGGCCTCCTACTTCTTCCCCGAGTCCACGCTCCTCAGCACGCTGCACCACCGCGACGCGGCCGACGACGCGCAGCTGTGGACGCTTCCGCACGTGGCCGGGCCGCGCTACCTGGACCGCCCCGTCTACCTGCTCGTCAGCAGCCGCACCTTCTCCGCCGCCGAGGCGTTCGCGTACGACCTGAAGGCGCACGGGCTGGCGACGATCGTCGGCGAGAACACGCGCGGCGGCGCCAATCCGGGCGGATGGCAGATGATCGGCGGCCACTTCGGCGTGTTCGTCCCCACCGCCCGCGTGGAGAACGCCGCCACGCACGGCAACTGGGAGGGCGTGGGGATCCGCCCCGACGTGGCCGTTCCCGCCGCGGAGGCGAAGAAGGCCGCGCACCGTGCCGCGCTGGAGCGGCTGGCGGCCGCGCACGCCGACAGCCCGCGGGCGCCGCGCTGGCGCGAGGCGCTGGAGATGCTTCGTGCCGACGACGCGCGCACCGCGTCCGCCGCGGCGCGTCCGTAA
- a CDS encoding TonB-dependent receptor plug domain-containing protein → MRPLTALAALFCAAAPAAAQSVHGRVLERGSDRPVNSVLVELRAGSAVRGRAQTDTTGAFQIDVPGAGTYRLAADRVGYASLLSDDVKIDYLDSVSVVMHMTTEAVALDPVQVSATPRQPPAWLAGFYGRMHSNRFGRFITRDRIEALNASRTSDVLRRVAGLSFRPTRRGTEAVRGRGGCEPLVFIDGMQVSMYGATTTIDDLVQPGDLEGVEIYDASTIPVEFVRNLRGSMCGAIVMWTKLHV, encoded by the coding sequence ATGCGCCCGCTCACCGCCCTGGCGGCGCTCTTCTGCGCCGCCGCCCCCGCCGCCGCGCAGTCGGTGCACGGCCGCGTCCTGGAGCGCGGCAGCGACCGCCCCGTGAACAGCGTGCTGGTGGAGCTCCGCGCCGGCAGCGCCGTGCGTGGCCGCGCGCAGACCGACACCACCGGCGCCTTCCAGATCGACGTTCCCGGCGCGGGCACCTACCGCCTGGCCGCCGACCGGGTGGGGTACGCGTCGCTGCTGTCGGACGACGTGAAGATCGACTACCTGGACTCGGTGAGCGTGGTGATGCACATGACCACCGAGGCGGTGGCGCTCGATCCGGTGCAGGTGAGCGCCACGCCGCGGCAGCCGCCGGCGTGGCTGGCCGGCTTCTACGGCCGCATGCACTCCAACCGCTTCGGGCGCTTCATCACCCGCGACCGCATCGAGGCGCTGAACGCGTCGCGCACCTCCGACGTGCTGCGGCGCGTGGCGGGGCTGTCGTTCCGCCCCACGCGGCGCGGCACCGAGGCGGTGCGCGGGCGCGGCGGGTGCGAGCCGCTGGTGTTCATCGACGGGATGCAGGTGAGCATGTACGGCGCCACCACCACCATCGACGACCTGGTGCAGCCGGGCGACCTGGAGGGGGTGGAGATCTACGACGCCTCCACCATCCCCGTGGAGTTCGTGCGCAACCTGCGCGGCTCCATGTGCGGCGCCATCGTCATGTGGACCAAGCTCCACGTCTGA
- a CDS encoding DUF4142 domain-containing protein → MATLEGSPARRLAVCGAAVLALTGFAGARGVMAGDPGTPESAAHHTLLAINAGEVEEGQLAASRAVNARVRDFAHVMVGEHGDAVGRLQQSMVRVGLAGNDLAAAGYNRGSNARGVDAHGHPIPENNSGSPNGSTGFSAAGTDLNRDPGSGQPIVANNGAANGVAVGPGNVSANATRTVPAGSGSMSSEPAQGTPAGQALGSNAQLLDRNGKPIPENNSGNPTGTVGEGRSVFAADAPRPAGPGGDHPGGKPAAVQPDMHSGHHMAAGSGSMGLYSVGDPRLHAMLMDNTWSRPIVQDHMRAMDRLQALRGAAFDRAYMDRQIAAHQYALRTIDNMLPSLRAGASAGTVRMTEEMRASVVRHLAQAQQIRAGLR, encoded by the coding sequence ATGGCAACACTCGAAGGGAGCCCGGCGCGCAGGCTGGCGGTGTGCGGCGCCGCCGTGCTCGCGCTCACGGGGTTCGCCGGGGCGCGCGGGGTGATGGCGGGCGATCCCGGGACGCCCGAGTCCGCGGCGCACCACACCCTGCTGGCCATCAACGCCGGCGAGGTGGAAGAGGGCCAGCTGGCGGCCAGCCGCGCGGTGAACGCGCGCGTCCGCGACTTCGCGCACGTCATGGTGGGCGAGCACGGCGACGCGGTGGGGCGGCTGCAGCAGTCCATGGTGCGCGTGGGGCTGGCGGGGAACGACCTGGCCGCGGCCGGCTACAACCGCGGCAGCAACGCGCGGGGCGTGGACGCGCACGGGCACCCCATCCCCGAGAACAACTCCGGCTCGCCCAACGGCAGCACCGGCTTCAGCGCGGCCGGCACCGACCTGAACCGCGACCCCGGCAGCGGGCAGCCCATCGTGGCCAACAACGGCGCCGCCAACGGCGTGGCGGTGGGCCCCGGCAACGTGAGCGCGAACGCCACGCGAACCGTTCCCGCCGGCTCCGGGTCGATGAGCTCCGAGCCCGCGCAGGGCACCCCGGCCGGGCAGGCGCTGGGAAGCAACGCACAGCTGCTGGATCGCAACGGCAAGCCCATTCCCGAGAACAACTCGGGGAACCCCACCGGCACCGTGGGCGAGGGGCGCAGCGTGTTCGCGGCCGACGCGCCGCGGCCCGCCGGCCCCGGCGGCGACCACCCGGGCGGGAAGCCGGCCGCCGTGCAGCCGGACATGCATTCCGGCCACCACATGGCCGCCGGATCGGGGTCCATGGGGCTGTACTCGGTGGGCGACCCGCGGCTGCACGCCATGCTGATGGACAACACCTGGAGCCGCCCCATCGTGCAGGACCACATGCGCGCCATGGACCGGCTGCAGGCCTTGCGCGGGGCGGCGTTCGACCGGGCGTACATGGACCGCCAGATCGCCGCGCACCAGTACGCGCTGCGCACCATCGACAACATGCTTCCCTCGCTGCGCGCCGGCGCCTCGGCCGGAACGGTGCGGATGACCGAGGAGATGCGCGCGTCGGTGGTACGGCACCTGGCCCAGGCGCAGCAGATCCGCGCCGGGCTCCGCTGA
- a CDS encoding thioredoxin family protein, with product MSEMKLMYFRADWCGVCHDKNPVVDRLAAAAGLPLDVVDWESEEGQAKAIGLRIQTVPTLALVDGERVRFRLVGRMITPETAAHLIGMYRPARDSGGGGADGDGNA from the coding sequence ATGAGCGAGATGAAGCTGATGTACTTCCGCGCGGACTGGTGCGGCGTCTGCCACGACAAGAACCCCGTGGTCGACCGCCTGGCCGCCGCGGCCGGGCTCCCGCTGGACGTGGTGGACTGGGAGTCCGAGGAGGGGCAGGCCAAGGCAATCGGCCTGCGCATCCAGACCGTGCCCACGCTCGCGCTGGTGGACGGCGAGCGCGTCCGCTTCCGGCTGGTGGGGCGGATGATCACCCCCGAAACGGCGGCGCACCTGATCGGGATGTACCGTCCGGCACGGGACAGCGGCGGAGGAGGAGCAGATGGAGATGGAAACGCGTGA
- the tyrS gene encoding tyrosine--tRNA ligase: MDEIRRDTLEIVPEDELARKLERSLKSGAPLVVKQGFDPTRPDLHIGHAVSLRKLRAFQELGHDVVFVMGDYTALIGDPTGRSDLRPQLTEDEVRENGRTYAEQLYKVLDRGRTRIEYNSRWLAPLQLKDILRLTAHYTVARMLERDDFEKRFEENRPISIVEFMYPLMQAYDSVALKADVELGGADQKFNLLVARDLQPRYGQEPQVCLLMPLLRGTDGVHKMSKSYDNYVGLSDAPDQQFGRTMSIPDELLDEWYRLASGLSAGELDAAVEAAKSDPYQAKRRLGRLIVEQYHPAGAGRQAEEAFDALFRRKEIPDEMPEFDLSPDDPELAAQDGQVLVSKLLVRAGLVSSNADAQRQIQQGAVSIGGEKVGDRMARVPAAGELVLQRGKRHFARVRFV, encoded by the coding sequence ATGGACGAGATCCGGCGCGACACGCTGGAGATCGTTCCCGAAGACGAGCTGGCCCGCAAGCTGGAGCGGTCGCTGAAGAGCGGAGCGCCGCTGGTGGTGAAGCAGGGATTCGACCCCACGCGGCCGGACCTGCACATCGGCCACGCCGTCTCCCTGCGGAAGCTGCGTGCCTTCCAGGAGCTGGGGCACGACGTGGTGTTCGTGATGGGCGACTACACCGCGCTGATCGGCGACCCCACGGGCCGCAGCGACCTGCGCCCGCAGCTGACGGAAGACGAGGTGCGCGAGAACGGCCGCACCTACGCCGAGCAGCTGTACAAGGTGCTGGACCGCGGGCGCACGCGCATCGAGTACAACTCCCGCTGGCTGGCGCCGCTGCAGCTGAAGGACATCCTCCGGCTCACGGCCCACTACACCGTGGCGCGGATGCTGGAGCGCGACGACTTCGAGAAGCGTTTCGAGGAGAACCGGCCCATCTCGATCGTGGAGTTCATGTACCCGCTGATGCAGGCGTACGACTCGGTGGCGCTGAAGGCCGACGTGGAACTGGGCGGCGCCGACCAGAAGTTCAACCTGCTGGTCGCGCGCGACCTGCAGCCGCGCTATGGCCAGGAGCCGCAGGTGTGCTTGCTGATGCCGCTGCTGCGCGGCACCGACGGCGTGCACAAGATGTCGAAGAGCTACGACAACTACGTGGGACTCAGCGACGCGCCCGACCAGCAGTTCGGCCGCACGATGTCGATCCCCGACGAGCTGCTGGACGAGTGGTACCGCCTGGCCTCCGGCCTCTCCGCCGGCGAGCTGGACGCGGCCGTCGAGGCGGCGAAGTCGGACCCGTACCAGGCCAAGCGCCGCCTGGGCCGCCTGATCGTGGAGCAGTACCACCCGGCCGGCGCGGGGCGGCAGGCCGAGGAAGCGTTCGACGCGCTCTTCCGGCGCAAGGAGATCCCGGACGAGATGCCGGAATTCGACCTGTCGCCGGACGACCCGGAGCTGGCGGCGCAGGACGGGCAGGTGCTCGTCTCCAAGCTGCTGGTGCGCGCCGGGCTCGTCTCGTCGAACGCCGACGCGCAGCGGCAGATCCAGCAGGGCGCCGTCTCCATCGGCGGGGAGAAGGTGGGCGACCGCATGGCGCGCGTCCCCGCCGCCGGCGAACTGGTGCTGCAGCGCGGCAAGCGTCACTTCGCCCGCGTCCGCTTCGTCTGA
- a CDS encoding PDDEXK nuclease domain-containing protein, producing the protein MHPIVSVPPDYEQLLRDIKERISNAQLRAAVSVNRELILLYWEIGREILERQSRAKWGAKVIDRLAADLRAAFPEQTGFSPRNLKYMRKFAAAWTDITFVQQLVAQLPWGHQVVLLDRVDTPEHRVFYARRAAEHGWSRNVLLHQIDSGLVNRQGRAITNFDRTLPPERSDLARELLKSPYSLDFLTLHDAEREQSLERALIAHIRDFLVELGAGFAFVGQQKALRVGRSEYFLDLLFYHLGLRCFVVIELKVGMFEPEYAGKMSFYLAAVDDLMRREGDGPSLGIILCRDRDEVIVEYALRDMGRPIGVSTFDTGARLPDGIRDALPSVERLMAEVASVMPGGR; encoded by the coding sequence ATGCATCCAATTGTCTCGGTACCGCCCGATTACGAGCAGCTGCTCCGCGACATCAAGGAACGCATCAGCAACGCCCAGCTGCGCGCCGCCGTCAGCGTCAACCGCGAGCTGATCCTGCTGTACTGGGAGATCGGCCGCGAGATCCTGGAGCGTCAGTCCCGCGCGAAGTGGGGTGCGAAGGTGATCGACCGCCTGGCTGCCGACCTGCGCGCCGCGTTCCCGGAGCAGACGGGATTCTCTCCACGTAACCTCAAGTACATGAGGAAGTTCGCGGCAGCATGGACAGACATTACATTTGTGCAACAGCTTGTTGCACAATTGCCGTGGGGGCATCAGGTCGTGCTTCTCGACCGTGTCGACACCCCGGAACACCGGGTGTTCTACGCCCGCAGGGCGGCGGAGCACGGGTGGTCGCGGAATGTGCTGCTGCACCAGATCGACAGCGGGCTGGTGAACCGGCAGGGGCGCGCGATCACCAACTTCGACCGCACGTTGCCGCCGGAGCGGTCCGACCTCGCGCGCGAGCTGCTGAAGAGCCCCTACTCGCTCGATTTCCTGACGCTGCACGACGCCGAGCGCGAGCAGAGCCTGGAGCGGGCGCTGATCGCGCACATCCGCGACTTCCTGGTGGAGCTGGGGGCGGGGTTCGCGTTCGTGGGGCAGCAGAAGGCGCTGCGGGTGGGGCGGAGCGAGTACTTCCTCGACCTGCTCTTCTACCACCTGGGGCTGCGCTGCTTCGTGGTGATCGAGCTGAAGGTGGGGATGTTCGAGCCGGAGTACGCGGGGAAGATGAGCTTCTACCTGGCCGCGGTGGACGACCTGATGCGCCGCGAGGGCGACGGGCCCAGCCTGGGGATCATCCTCTGCCGCGACCGCGACGAGGTGATCGTGGAGTACGCGCTGCGCGACATGGGGCGCCCGATCGGCGTCTCCACCTTCGACACGGGCGCGCGGCTGCCCGACGGGATTCGCGACGCCCTGCCCAGCGTGGAGCGGCTGATGGCCGAGGTGGCGTCGGTGATGCCGGGCGGCCGGTAG
- a CDS encoding FUSC family protein: MRELARFGGRPNLGAGLRAAVATVVPMAAAAALDIPGATWLGLAGFVVAIADKGGAYRTRARIMGALTLATALAGVLGGLASGRPALSIPLIFAWALGGALLRAFGAGPGSIGTSSTITFIISLSAPAAGLDAALGRGGFLLIGGALAMALSLFLWPIRAYRPARVALAACYRALAGYADAVATGAPRDFGGFRGALEAARDTLAQTRRGRPGESGRGERLLMLAEAADRTFAATTALGGVADAEPVDDAEAAAQERARATAAAAARLARELADAVERERTPGPPPTFPEQGGGDESLLARLTASLRREAMRAWEAAAGVESGKPVRLPESPPAPSPAIGEVLRENLTFRSVTLRHALRVGVTAAAATALAHYLGVQRGYWVTLTALIVLQPSAGATWVKGLQRIGGTMAGGIAAAAIGALVHDPHALLAIIFVLACATASMLQVNYAVYSALLTPTFVLLAETSAPDRHLPMIRIANTLIGGALALAAARLLWPAPERLAFRGRLAEALRACGAYLRVAARRYAGAATRAEADAARRNTGLAVLNAEESLQVVLWEGRRGHAPEAGMAALAYLRRLGEAANALAYAPAGPGGAAPEVVAFGDTAAHALDGLAAVSEELADAVALEEIHPPSTPDAAVNQRLAITADVITALERVLARGMREIGESRGEADG, translated from the coding sequence GTGCGCGAGCTCGCGCGCTTCGGCGGGCGACCGAACCTGGGCGCCGGGCTGCGCGCCGCGGTGGCCACGGTGGTGCCGATGGCGGCGGCGGCCGCGCTGGACATTCCCGGCGCCACCTGGCTGGGGCTGGCCGGCTTCGTCGTGGCCATCGCCGACAAGGGCGGCGCCTACCGCACCCGCGCGCGGATCATGGGCGCGCTCACGCTGGCCACGGCGCTCGCGGGCGTGCTGGGCGGGCTGGCGAGCGGGCGGCCGGCGCTCTCCATCCCCCTGATCTTCGCGTGGGCGCTGGGTGGCGCGCTGCTGCGGGCGTTCGGCGCGGGGCCGGGGTCGATCGGCACCTCGTCGACCATCACCTTCATCATCTCCCTCTCGGCGCCGGCGGCGGGGCTGGATGCGGCGCTCGGGCGCGGCGGGTTCCTGCTGATCGGCGGGGCGCTGGCGATGGCGCTCTCCCTCTTCCTCTGGCCGATCCGCGCGTATCGCCCGGCGCGAGTGGCGCTCGCCGCATGCTACCGCGCGCTGGCGGGGTACGCGGACGCGGTGGCGACCGGGGCGCCGCGCGACTTCGGCGGCTTCCGCGGCGCGCTGGAGGCCGCGCGCGACACGCTGGCGCAGACCCGCCGCGGCCGCCCCGGCGAGAGCGGCCGCGGCGAGCGCCTGCTGATGCTGGCCGAGGCGGCGGACCGCACCTTCGCGGCGACGACGGCGCTCGGCGGGGTGGCGGACGCGGAGCCGGTGGACGACGCCGAGGCCGCGGCGCAGGAACGAGCGCGCGCGACCGCCGCGGCCGCCGCCCGGCTGGCCCGCGAGCTGGCCGACGCGGTGGAGCGCGAGCGCACGCCTGGTCCTCCGCCGACGTTTCCGGAGCAGGGGGGTGGAGATGAGTCGCTCCTCGCCCGGCTCACGGCTTCGCTCCGGCGCGAGGCGATGCGCGCGTGGGAGGCCGCCGCCGGGGTGGAGAGCGGAAAGCCCGTCCGCCTCCCCGAGTCGCCCCCCGCGCCGTCGCCGGCGATCGGCGAGGTGCTGCGCGAGAACCTGACCTTCCGCTCCGTCACCCTGCGCCACGCGCTGCGCGTGGGTGTCACCGCCGCGGCAGCGACGGCGCTGGCGCACTACCTGGGCGTGCAGCGCGGCTACTGGGTGACGCTGACGGCGCTCATCGTCCTGCAGCCGTCCGCGGGGGCCACGTGGGTGAAGGGGCTGCAGCGGATCGGGGGGACGATGGCCGGCGGAATCGCGGCGGCGGCCATCGGCGCGCTGGTGCACGACCCGCACGCGCTGCTGGCCATCATCTTCGTCCTGGCCTGCGCCACCGCGTCGATGCTGCAGGTGAACTATGCCGTCTACTCGGCGCTGCTGACGCCGACGTTCGTGCTGCTGGCCGAGACCTCCGCGCCGGACCGGCATCTGCCGATGATCCGCATCGCCAACACGCTGATCGGCGGGGCGCTGGCGCTGGCGGCGGCGCGGCTGCTCTGGCCCGCGCCCGAGCGGCTGGCGTTCCGCGGGCGTTTGGCCGAGGCGCTGCGGGCGTGCGGCGCCTACCTGCGCGTGGCCGCGCGCCGGTACGCGGGCGCCGCCACCCGCGCCGAGGCGGACGCGGCGCGGCGCAACACCGGCCTGGCGGTGCTGAACGCGGAGGAGTCGCTGCAGGTGGTGCTGTGGGAAGGGCGCCGGGGGCACGCGCCCGAGGCGGGGATGGCCGCGCTCGCCTACCTCCGCCGCCTGGGCGAGGCGGCCAACGCGCTGGCCTACGCCCCCGCCGGCCCGGGCGGCGCCGCCCCCGAGGTCGTGGCCTTCGGCGACACGGCGGCGCACGCGCTGGACGGCCTGGCGGCGGTGTCGGAGGAATTGGCGGACGCAGTCGCGCTCGAGGAGATCCATCCCCCCTCCACGCCCGACGCGGCCGTGAACCAGCGCCTGGCGATCACTGCAGACGTCATCACCGCCCTCGAGCGCGTCCTCGCCCGCGGCATGCGTGAGATCGGCGAATCGCGCGGAGAGGCGGACGGATAG